A genomic window from Trueperella bialowiezensis includes:
- the trpC gene encoding indole-3-glycerol phosphate synthase TrpC has translation MTVLDDIIAGVREDLALREAAVSLDELKEQAAKVRSPLNVIDALKPPGEHRSVQVIAEVKRRSPSKGALADIPDPADLAGIYEEGGAAVISVLTEQRRFSGTLADLDAVRARVDIPVLRKDFVVTPYQIWEARAHGADMVLIIVAALEQNVLTSLVERVHSLGMTALVEAHNREEAIRGLDAGAQVLGINARNLKTLDVDMATFDRVVDVVPDSVVKVAESGVASTNDMLNYARSGADAVLMGEVLVTDGNPLQAVRDMVAAGQHPSLNSN, from the coding sequence ATGACTGTTTTAGATGACATCATTGCTGGCGTTAGGGAAGATCTCGCGCTGCGGGAAGCCGCGGTGAGCCTAGATGAGCTCAAGGAACAAGCGGCAAAGGTACGCAGCCCGCTCAACGTGATTGACGCGCTTAAACCACCCGGCGAGCACCGTAGCGTTCAGGTGATTGCTGAAGTCAAACGCCGCAGCCCCTCGAAAGGCGCTTTGGCCGACATCCCGGATCCAGCCGATCTTGCCGGCATTTACGAAGAAGGTGGCGCCGCCGTCATCTCCGTACTGACAGAACAGCGCCGCTTTAGCGGCACGCTCGCGGATTTGGACGCCGTCCGGGCTCGCGTTGATATCCCGGTGCTGCGCAAAGACTTCGTCGTCACTCCCTATCAGATTTGGGAAGCGCGGGCACATGGAGCGGACATGGTGCTCATCATCGTCGCAGCGCTCGAACAGAACGTACTCACCTCCCTCGTCGAGCGAGTCCATTCGTTGGGGATGACAGCCCTCGTGGAAGCGCATAACCGTGAAGAAGCTATCCGCGGACTCGACGCGGGCGCCCAGGTGCTCGGAATTAATGCGCGCAACCTCAAGACACTCGACGTCGACATGGCAACGTTCGACAGGGTTGTCGACGTCGTGCCCGATTCGGTGGTGAAAGTGGCCGAATCCGGCGTGGCGTCTACGAACGACATGCTCAACTATGCGCGCTCCGGTGCTGACGCCGTGCTCATGGGAGAAGTCCTCGTGACCGACGGTAACCCGCTGCAAGCCGTCCGTGACATGGTGGCTGCCGGTCAGCACCCCTCGCTTAACTCGAATTAA
- a CDS encoding chorismate-binding protein, whose amino-acid sequence MKNLEWGQIWPSLNEFADLGKSRRVVPVVTKILVDDAAPVGLYRALADSRVGTFLLESAESDGTWSRWSFIGVAARAWMTTFDGTATWHGDVPEGLLREGTTMEVLESALTELTSEPIDGLPPLTGGLVGTLGWDTLYDWWPDLRRKAPQEHTTPDAALCLADDLVVVDHRENCVWIVANAINRNNTPEGIERAYEDAVARVHAVRENLNRPASAHAATMSNVPAPQPQWRVSEEEFVAALDRAKAYIEAGEAEQIVVSQRADIDSPADPLDVYRVLRAINPSPYMLFLRLPDGTESGFTIVGSSPETLIRVTDGQAMTFPIGGTRPRPADPLDDARVIEELKADPKEVNEHMMLVELSKSDLAKVCDPQSIEVVDLMAIKVFSHVIHITSTVIGTLNEGTTIADCLAATFPAGTLSGSPKQRSVEIIDELEASRRGIFGGVTGYFDFSGNADLAITIRTAIVKDGKASVQAGAGVVAESDSHYEYTETQNKAGAAIRAIQLASQLSESAFSPGA is encoded by the coding sequence GTGAAGAACCTGGAATGGGGTCAGATCTGGCCGAGCCTGAACGAATTTGCCGATCTCGGTAAGAGTCGGCGGGTGGTTCCGGTCGTCACGAAGATTCTTGTTGACGACGCCGCGCCCGTCGGCCTGTATCGTGCACTGGCAGACTCTCGGGTAGGAACGTTCCTGTTAGAAAGTGCCGAATCGGACGGCACGTGGTCACGGTGGTCGTTCATTGGCGTAGCAGCGCGGGCGTGGATGACCACCTTTGACGGCACAGCGACCTGGCATGGTGATGTGCCAGAGGGCTTGCTTCGTGAAGGTACCACCATGGAGGTTCTCGAATCGGCACTCACCGAGCTGACGAGCGAACCGATCGACGGGCTACCCCCGCTCACCGGCGGACTCGTGGGCACGCTCGGCTGGGACACGCTCTACGACTGGTGGCCTGATCTGCGCAGGAAAGCTCCACAAGAACACACGACCCCAGACGCGGCACTGTGCTTGGCTGACGACCTCGTCGTCGTCGACCACCGGGAAAACTGCGTGTGGATCGTGGCCAACGCGATCAACCGAAATAACACGCCGGAGGGTATCGAGCGCGCTTACGAAGACGCCGTGGCGCGCGTCCACGCGGTCCGCGAAAATCTCAACAGGCCGGCGTCTGCTCATGCGGCAACAATGAGCAACGTTCCCGCACCGCAGCCTCAGTGGCGTGTGAGCGAAGAAGAGTTCGTGGCGGCACTCGATAGGGCGAAGGCATACATTGAGGCGGGAGAAGCCGAGCAGATCGTCGTCTCGCAACGTGCCGATATCGACTCGCCGGCAGATCCGCTGGACGTCTACCGGGTGCTCAGAGCAATCAATCCGAGCCCTTACATGCTATTTTTGCGTTTGCCAGACGGCACCGAATCGGGATTCACGATTGTGGGATCCTCGCCAGAAACCCTTATCAGGGTCACCGATGGCCAGGCGATGACGTTCCCGATTGGCGGCACGCGCCCACGGCCAGCCGACCCGCTCGATGACGCGCGAGTCATCGAGGAACTCAAGGCCGACCCGAAGGAAGTCAACGAACACATGATGCTCGTTGAACTATCAAAATCTGATCTCGCAAAAGTCTGTGATCCGCAGTCAATCGAAGTTGTGGATCTCATGGCAATTAAAGTGTTTTCACACGTCATCCACATTACGTCCACGGTGATTGGAACGCTCAACGAGGGGACGACAATCGCGGATTGCCTGGCGGCAACATTCCCCGCCGGCACGCTTTCTGGAAGCCCGAAACAGCGATCTGTTGAGATTATCGACGAACTGGAAGCCTCCCGCAGAGGAATTTTCGGCGGGGTGACGGGCTACTTTGACTTTTCAGGAAATGCTGACCTTGCGATCACGATTCGTACCGCGATTGTTAAGGACGGCAAAGCAAGCGTGCAGGCCGGAGCCGGCGTCGTCGCCGAATCTGACTCGCACTACGAATATACGGAAACCCAAAACAAGGCCGGAGCCGCGATACGGGCGATCCAGCTGGCGTCCCAGCTTTCGGAATCCGCTTTTTCGCCCGGCGCCTAA
- the hisF gene encoding imidazole glycerol phosphate synthase subunit HisF — MSTPIRIIPCLDISHGRVVKGVNFAHLKDAGDPVELAARYSAMGADEITFLDISASVEGRGALLDVLRKAAGEVNVPLTIGGGVRSVDDVRALLGAGANKVGINTAALARPELITEVAEEFGGDVVTLSVDARRESDMDSGFGVTTHGGTRSAGVDAVEWAVRAAELGAGEILLNSMDADGTTDGFDIELISKVRDKVSVSLIASGGAGTAEHFVDAARAGADAVLAASVFHFGTLTVADVKEALAQAGFEVRL; from the coding sequence ATGAGCACTCCAATTCGTATCATTCCATGTCTGGACATCTCGCACGGGCGGGTTGTGAAAGGCGTCAATTTTGCACACTTGAAAGATGCGGGCGATCCGGTCGAGCTGGCAGCCCGCTATAGTGCGATGGGCGCCGACGAGATCACGTTCTTGGATATTTCCGCGAGCGTGGAGGGCCGGGGCGCATTGCTTGACGTGTTGCGCAAGGCAGCGGGCGAAGTGAACGTGCCGCTGACGATTGGTGGCGGCGTGCGGAGCGTGGATGACGTGCGGGCGCTGCTCGGTGCTGGAGCCAACAAGGTGGGAATCAACACGGCCGCACTGGCTCGCCCGGAGTTGATCACCGAGGTCGCTGAAGAATTCGGCGGGGATGTCGTCACGCTGTCAGTTGATGCACGCCGGGAATCGGACATGGATTCTGGTTTCGGTGTGACGACTCATGGTGGCACGAGGTCGGCTGGCGTGGACGCGGTTGAGTGGGCCGTGCGCGCGGCGGAGCTCGGCGCGGGGGAAATCTTGCTTAATTCGATGGATGCGGATGGCACAACTGATGGCTTCGACATCGAACTGATCAGCAAGGTTCGTGACAAAGTTTCTGTTTCATTGATCGCCTCTGGCGGTGCGGGTACGGCCGAGCATTTCGTGGACGCAGCCAGAGCGGGGGCCGACGCCGTGCTTGCTGCGTCCGTGTTCCACTTCGGCACGCTGACCGTGGCAGACGTCAAAGAAGCACTTGCGCAGGCTGGCTTCGAGGTACGCCTGTGA
- the hisI gene encoding phosphoribosyl-AMP cyclohydrolase has protein sequence MTDELTSEVAAKVTFDANGLVPAIIQDAETKDVLMLGYMNSVALARTLSSGRVWFWSRSRQEYWRKGDTSGAIQLVHGVEVDCDGDALLVSVTQKIAACHTGKWRCFDEGGQLPLRLETTGHTIQRDKENT, from the coding sequence GTGACCGACGAGCTGACGAGCGAGGTTGCAGCCAAAGTAACGTTCGACGCGAACGGGCTTGTTCCAGCTATTATTCAAGACGCCGAGACCAAGGACGTGCTCATGCTCGGGTATATGAATAGCGTGGCGCTCGCCCGCACGCTGAGCTCGGGGCGCGTGTGGTTCTGGTCGCGTTCCCGCCAAGAATATTGGCGTAAAGGCGACACCTCGGGGGCTATTCAACTCGTGCACGGTGTGGAAGTAGATTGCGATGGCGACGCCCTGCTCGTGTCCGTCACTCAAAAGATCGCCGCGTGCCACACCGGCAAGTGGCGGTGTTTCGACGAAGGTGGCCAGCTGCCACTACGGCTTGAGACAACCGGGCACACAATACAGCGCGATAAGGAGAACACGTAG
- a CDS encoding ubiquitin-like protein Pup encodes MSEQEFLQPRRRTEEQSQELPQAVVNTADFDVDDLLDNIDSILEENATSFVQGFVQKGGQ; translated from the coding sequence ATGTCTGAACAGGAATTTCTGCAGCCACGCAGGCGCACAGAAGAACAGAGCCAGGAGTTACCTCAAGCGGTGGTGAATACGGCGGATTTCGATGTGGACGATCTGCTCGATAACATCGATTCGATCTTGGAAGAGAATGCGACGTCGTTCGTGCAGGGTTTTGTGCAAAAGGGTGGCCAGTGA
- a CDS encoding FKBP-type peptidyl-prolyl cis-trans isomerase codes for MHNNGRLIWIAALIVGLFAGFTISAVQYRFVNAKDPLVVTVEGELGSPVTVRTSGSASRGARDTIEVHKQGSGRAVSDGQVLARVTNFRITPGKDPLESGQSYIVGTAPEDIPSELTDYIQGRAEGSRVVGVEPEAGSALVRVVDILPTVITGEQAATSAGGGLPALSVTDAGIPVVSAGGGEVGTYAQVDLIEGTGAQIGPRDVVAVNYMLIAPDGTVKESTWDQASPTVLNVDEVFPGLRTGLVDSRVGTRMVLAVPAEQARGDSDVALVVDVLAKVTSEQ; via the coding sequence GTGCATAACAACGGCCGCTTGATCTGGATTGCGGCGTTGATCGTCGGCCTGTTCGCGGGTTTCACGATCTCCGCTGTGCAATATCGGTTTGTGAACGCGAAGGATCCGCTCGTCGTCACGGTGGAAGGCGAGTTGGGCTCCCCGGTGACGGTGCGAACATCCGGATCGGCTTCGCGTGGAGCGCGAGACACGATTGAGGTGCATAAGCAGGGCTCCGGCCGTGCCGTCAGCGACGGCCAAGTGCTAGCGCGCGTGACTAATTTTCGGATCACGCCTGGTAAGGATCCCTTGGAATCGGGTCAGTCGTACATTGTTGGTACAGCGCCTGAGGATATTCCCTCAGAGTTAACGGATTATATTCAAGGTAGAGCGGAAGGCAGCCGCGTTGTCGGCGTCGAACCGGAGGCCGGGTCAGCACTTGTGCGAGTGGTGGATATTTTGCCCACCGTCATCACTGGCGAACAGGCGGCTACGTCAGCAGGAGGCGGACTTCCTGCACTTTCGGTCACCGACGCCGGTATCCCGGTGGTGAGTGCCGGCGGCGGTGAGGTTGGCACATATGCTCAAGTTGATCTGATCGAGGGGACGGGCGCTCAGATAGGGCCGCGTGACGTCGTCGCTGTGAACTACATGCTGATTGCCCCCGACGGCACAGTCAAAGAAAGCACGTGGGATCAAGCTTCGCCGACCGTGCTGAATGTGGACGAGGTTTTCCCCGGTTTGCGTACCGGGCTGGTCGATTCACGGGTAGGTACGCGCATGGTGCTTGCCGTTCCGGCCGAACAGGCGCGCGGCGATTCCGATGTGGCGTTGGTGGTAGACGTGCTCGCTAAAGTGACGAGCGAACAATAA
- the pafA gene encoding Pup--protein ligase: protein MIPRRILGVETEYGVLCASETDGQPLVDAEEAAHALFEPLLQRTRSTNAFLPNGARLYLDVGAHPEYATAECDDLGDLLANDRAGDALYADMAAQVDEQFPGGKLHLFKNNLDSYGNSYGSHENYLVRRRRDFRARIDSLIPFFVTRQIMVGAGFVEVTDDGPRYKISQRADIMDDAVSAATTRSRPMINTRDEPHGDAELYRRMHVIVGDSTMSDSTTALKIGSTEALINVIESGRRMTVRELADPVEAIREVSVDTTGRALVTLKDGSTMSALEIQREVYEFVVTHYEEEGWLAELDPIRRYVFDLWGRTLDALEQSAPERVATEIDWIAKWRLLGRYADKLGVNLADPRIARLDLAWHDITDAGLRPALERSGGLKKLMSAERIEEAKGIPPQTTRAKVRGDFVALAMENRRDFMVDWMNIRLLDDDGARHFTLKDPFAAADAQIDELMEHMDRA, encoded by the coding sequence GTGATTCCACGCCGTATTTTAGGCGTTGAAACGGAATACGGCGTGCTGTGCGCGTCGGAGACTGACGGCCAGCCGTTAGTCGACGCCGAGGAAGCCGCCCACGCCCTTTTCGAGCCACTGTTGCAACGTACCCGGTCGACCAACGCGTTCTTACCTAATGGTGCGCGGCTTTATCTCGACGTGGGAGCGCATCCGGAATATGCCACGGCAGAGTGTGACGACCTCGGAGATCTGCTTGCCAATGATCGTGCTGGCGACGCACTTTACGCAGACATGGCGGCGCAGGTAGATGAGCAGTTCCCGGGCGGTAAACTGCACCTGTTCAAGAACAATCTGGATAGTTACGGCAACTCGTACGGGTCTCACGAGAACTATTTGGTACGTCGTCGCCGTGACTTCCGGGCACGGATCGATTCGCTGATTCCGTTCTTTGTGACGCGCCAGATCATGGTGGGGGCCGGTTTCGTCGAGGTGACGGATGACGGGCCGAGGTACAAGATTTCGCAGCGTGCTGACATTATGGACGACGCCGTGTCGGCGGCCACCACGAGGTCGCGGCCGATGATTAACACGCGTGACGAACCGCATGGGGATGCCGAACTGTATCGGCGTATGCACGTGATCGTCGGCGATTCGACAATGTCGGATTCTACGACGGCGCTAAAAATTGGTTCGACTGAAGCTCTGATAAACGTGATTGAGTCTGGCAGGCGGATGACCGTGCGTGAACTGGCCGATCCGGTTGAGGCGATCCGGGAAGTCAGTGTCGATACGACGGGGCGGGCGCTCGTGACCCTTAAAGATGGGTCGACGATGAGCGCGCTGGAGATCCAACGTGAGGTCTACGAGTTCGTCGTCACTCACTACGAAGAGGAAGGATGGCTGGCTGAGCTCGATCCAATTCGGCGTTATGTGTTTGACCTGTGGGGTCGCACGCTTGACGCGCTTGAACAGAGCGCCCCGGAACGTGTAGCAACGGAGATTGACTGGATTGCTAAGTGGCGGCTGCTGGGCCGTTACGCGGACAAACTGGGTGTGAATCTAGCTGACCCGCGTATTGCCCGGCTTGATCTTGCCTGGCACGACATCACGGATGCCGGTCTGCGCCCCGCGTTGGAACGAAGCGGCGGGCTGAAAAAACTTATGAGCGCTGAGCGCATTGAGGAGGCTAAGGGGATTCCGCCGCAGACCACGCGGGCAAAGGTCCGGGGTGATTTTGTGGCGCTTGCGATGGAAAATCGGCGTGATTTCATGGTCGATTGGATGAATATTCGCCTTCTTGACGACGACGGCGCACGCCACTTTACCCTGAAAGATCCGTTCGCAGCTGCTGATGCTCAGATCGACGAACTTATGGAGCACATGGATCGTGCATAA
- a CDS encoding nucleoside/nucleotide kinase family protein, translated as MTNAHEVNTASAIAAVTARIRELTRRPGLPVLVGIDGRSGAGKTSFAAQLEHEIGNSSSFEVENHIAGWHGLTAGISNVATIVADIRREGHTRAPIWDWEHNMWGPHVAIPERSDSDVVFVVGCGSTSAQIRPHLDLSVWLDVPESVRKARVRARDPYDWSDYWDAWAAQEAELLDACPSHLNADVIVRSSL; from the coding sequence ATGACAAACGCCCACGAAGTGAACACGGCCAGCGCTATTGCCGCAGTCACCGCCCGCATCCGCGAGCTGACCCGCCGGCCGGGGCTTCCCGTGCTCGTCGGAATTGATGGGCGATCCGGAGCGGGAAAAACCAGTTTTGCTGCCCAACTCGAACACGAGATTGGCAACTCATCAAGCTTCGAAGTAGAAAACCACATCGCTGGCTGGCACGGACTCACCGCCGGCATCAGTAACGTCGCCACAATCGTTGCCGATATTCGGCGCGAAGGCCACACGCGCGCGCCGATCTGGGATTGGGAGCACAACATGTGGGGTCCCCACGTCGCCATTCCGGAACGCAGCGATTCCGACGTCGTCTTCGTCGTCGGCTGCGGATCCACCTCAGCACAGATACGACCCCACCTTGACCTCAGCGTGTGGCTGGACGTACCCGAGTCAGTGCGCAAAGCTCGGGTGCGCGCTCGCGATCCGTACGACTGGTCAGATTACTGGGATGCCTGGGCCGCCCAGGAAGCCGAACTTCTTGACGCGTGCCCGTCGCATCTGAATGCAGACGTTATTGTTCGCTCGTCACTTTAG